GGGGTCAACCTGAACTCCCTGGAGCGCCTTCGCCAGAGTGACCGGATTATGAATGTTGTCAGCCGCGGAGGCTCTTTTACCCTTGCCTGGATGCTGCACAACGGGGAAGACAACCCCTTTTATGCCGAATTTGACTATCTTCTTGAAATCGCAAAAGAATATGATATGACCCTGAGCCTTGGAGACGGCATGCGCCCCGGATGTATAGCAGACGCTTCCGACCGTCCCAAGTTCATGGAATTTATCACCCTCGGAGAGCTTGTAAAGCGCTCAAGGGAGGCAAATGTCCAGACTTTTGTTGAAGGACCCGGGCATGTCCCCTTAAACGAAATTGAACTCAGCGTCCGTGGCATGAAAGAACTCTGTGACGGAGCCCCCCTTTACCTTCTAGGCCCGCTTGTCACTGATATTGCTCCCGGTTTTGACCACATCACAGGCGCAATAGGAGGAGCAGTAGCAGGTATGCACGGAACTGACTTCCTCTGTATGGTAACTCCCTCAGAACACCTTGCTCTTCCATCTATCGAAGATATTAAAGAGGGACTGCTTGTAACAAAGCTTGCAGCTCACACCATAGACCTCATAAAAGAAGGGCCAAGAGAACGTGCATGGAAGCAGGATACAGCCATGGCCTATGCCCGAAGAGACCTTGACTGGGAAAAGCAGTTCGAGCTAGCAATCGACGGCGACCGCGCCCGTAAAATTCGGGACGCCAGAAAGACGGAAAGTGATGCCTGCTCCATGTGCGGGGAGCTCTGCGCAGTTAAAATCGTAAAGGAAGCTTTCGGGGAAAAGAAGGAAGAGGAGTAAAGACAGAAAAGAGTAAAGACCGAAAAAAGTAAAGGCAGAAGAAGCAATTTCTTTTATTTCCTTTTTCTTTCAATTATCTAATTTTTTCTTCTTTCCAGTCTCCTCTTCCCTTTTTTGGAAAAACCGTTTTCCTGCGTCGAGATGGATAGTCATTTTGGGTGCCCCATCAATTAGTCCTCTTGAGCGCAGCGAAAAGGACCTCGTGCTCCCGAAACGAAACTCGGGAAGGACACCGTCCTCCCGAGACGGGACTCGGGCGTTTGAGAGAGTACACCTCAACCATGTGGTGCGGGTGATATCTAAGCTTTGCCTCCCTGAGACCGCCAACCCCGAGATCGCTCTCCCGGTTGATATACTCCACTTCATCTGCTAGAGCAGCTGCTGTTTCTGCATTGATAGCCTTATATATCCCTTCGCAGTCCGGGAGCCCTTTCTCGAAATGGATCAGTGCCGTATCTGCGTTGAGCCGCTCAAAAATGGAAATGGCACCAACCTCCGAATCAACCCTTAGAAGAAAGCCTCTCAGGCGAAGTTCCATAAAATGTTCAACTGCATAGAAGGCTGCTTCTACCTCATGGGAAAGAACCGGATTTTTATCACACCCTTTCCAATCTCTCCATTTTTTCAGGAGTTCCATAACCTCTTCCAGGTTTTCAGGTGTAATTGGTTCGACCGTGCTCATGCAGTTTCTGCGGAACCTGTTAAGATGGCTGCGGATTTTCTGGTATTTCTTTCCGGGAAGTTCTGCAAGGTCGGAAGCTCTGTAGACATATTCAAAGTTATCTCTATCCGGCACCAGCTCAAGATCCGGCTCGAGTTCACGTATCCAGAGTGCAGTATCAGGATCTATGAATATAAGAGGTGTATTGTCGCTTACTTTCATTGCCAGCTGTATAAGCTCACGCATAAGTTCAGGGTCACGCGGGCCGATTGGAGGGTGAAACCGCGTAATCCCTCCGGTGGTGCCAGAAATTATTATATTTCCGTTCACGTATGCATACCGGTATTGTGTAAAATGATTCCAGCAGACCATGTTTGTAAACGTGTTACTGCTATGGGTTTGCGGGTAAAGTTCACTGTGCCGTTCGAAAAATTCCCTGTCGGCAAGAGTGACAGGCTTGAAATCTTCCTCACAGAGCATCAGGGGACCCCTGAATTTCGTAAATGGGATGCTCTGTAAGTACAGCGTACGGGGTCTGTTTTCATCTCTCCAATCATTTTCTTCACTGATTCCCTGGTAAATCTTTTATCAGAAGTCATGCCGGACAGTAATTATCATGGACTGAGCAGGTATATTTGACTTTTTAAAATCATATTAAAATATATCTTCAATTTAATAGGTTTGCGGATTTGATTTTTGAACTCAATTATCTTGAACTCAATTACTATGAAATTAATTATCTTGAAATCAATTATCTTGAAGCCAATTATTATGAAATTAATTATCTCGAAATAAATTGTTATGAAACAGACTATTATGAAACAGATTATTATGAAATTAATTGTATACATCCATAAATTTCTGTAAATTTTCCAGGGTTATACAAACTGATACGAAAAAAGGAATGAAGATGCCTGACACTGAGAAGAAACCCGCTTTGAACATCCGCGCTGCAAAAAAAGAAGATATCCCTCTTATCCTTGAGTTTATAAAAGGGATTGCCGAATTTGAAAAACTTACTCACCTTGTTACAGCCACGGAAGAAACCCTTGAGGAATCCATGTTCGGTGAAAAGCCTTATTCTGAGGTTTTCTTTGCCGAGCTTGACGGAGAGCCTGCTGGTTTTACGGTCTTTTTTCACAACTTCTCTACTTTCGTGGGAAAGCAGGGGCTCTATATCGAAGACATTTTTGTAAAGCCCGGGTTCAGGGGTAAAGGTATCGGAAAAGCAATGTTCCTGCACTGCATTAATCTCGCGAAAGAAAGGAACTGCGGGAGAATGGAATGGGCGGTGCTCGACTGGAATCCTGCAAGGGAATTCTACGAATACTTCGGAGCCGGGCCTGTTGACGGCTGGCACATCTACCGCATGAGTGCGGATAAGTTCGAAAGTGCGCTTGAAAAATAAGTTTTAGAATTTTTTCTCCAGCTTTCCTGTATTCAGGGCGGGTATTTTAAAATTCAGGTTGTATCTTCCTGCTGGATGAAAGAGTGGTGTTCAAGCCGTTCCACTCTTTTCTCAAGCCCTTCTATCTGCTCAAGAATTTCTTCTGATCCCTCTTTACCCTGAGCAGTTCCCATGCCTTTTTCTCCTGCTTCCTCTGTTAGTTCCTGAGCCAGCTGCATAAATTTATCCAGTCTCATTATCGGGAAAGTCTCGAATTTGCATAGCCC
This window of the Methanosarcina mazei S-6 genome carries:
- a CDS encoding DUF3303 domain-containing protein — translated: MLLMDIITWEPKDSLKVAEFYANYEYPKGIKVIDEWTDLTGYRTFVIYEADDEKTYAASVLPFMGLCKFETFPIMRLDKFMQLAQELTEEAGEKGMGTAQGKEGSEEILEQIEGLEKRVERLEHHSFIQQEDTT
- a CDS encoding DUF2156 domain-containing protein: MLCEEDFKPVTLADREFFERHSELYPQTHSSNTFTNMVCWNHFTQYRYAYVNGNIIISGTTGGITRFHPPIGPRDPELMRELIQLAMKVSDNTPLIFIDPDTALWIRELEPDLELVPDRDNFEYVYRASDLAELPGKKYQKIRSHLNRFRRNCMSTVEPITPENLEEVMELLKKWRDWKGCDKNPVLSHEVEAAFYAVEHFMELRLRGFLLRVDSEVGAISIFERLNADTALIHFEKGLPDCEGIYKAINAETAAALADEVEYINRESDLGVGGLREAKLRYHPHHMVEVYSLKRPSPVSGGRCPSRVSFREHEVLFAALKRTN
- the thiC gene encoding phosphomethylpyrimidine synthase translates to MTLMEDAKKGVITPEIEAVAKAEGIDAEIVRSCVAKGLVAIPKNARRDTLPVGIGKYMSTKINANVGTSRDCIDIDAEIEKAKAAEAFGAHAVMDLSTGGDLDEIRTRILKAVNIPVGTVPIYQAAASRKIVVEMSSDDMFNAVRKHAEQGVDFVTVHAGVNLNSLERLRQSDRIMNVVSRGGSFTLAWMLHNGEDNPFYAEFDYLLEIAKEYDMTLSLGDGMRPGCIADASDRPKFMEFITLGELVKRSREANVQTFVEGPGHVPLNEIELSVRGMKELCDGAPLYLLGPLVTDIAPGFDHITGAIGGAVAGMHGTDFLCMVTPSEHLALPSIEDIKEGLLVTKLAAHTIDLIKEGPRERAWKQDTAMAYARRDLDWEKQFELAIDGDRARKIRDARKTESDACSMCGELCAVKIVKEAFGEKKEEE
- a CDS encoding GNAT family N-acetyltransferase — protein: MPDTEKKPALNIRAAKKEDIPLILEFIKGIAEFEKLTHLVTATEETLEESMFGEKPYSEVFFAELDGEPAGFTVFFHNFSTFVGKQGLYIEDIFVKPGFRGKGIGKAMFLHCINLAKERNCGRMEWAVLDWNPAREFYEYFGAGPVDGWHIYRMSADKFESALEK